Genomic DNA from Acidisoma sp. PAMC 29798:
ACGCCCGCTGGAAGTGAAATCGCGCAATGGCGGGCGGGCGATCTTCCTCGATACTGGCGCCGGCAAGGGCGGCCATCTGTCCTGGATCGACCTGCCCCCCTTGGAGGGGTGAGGCATTCATATCGATTTCCTAAGTGTCTTGTGCTAATCAACGAGGAGGGTAGGACGTTTTAGCGCCCTACCACCTCCGTGATGGGTTACGCGGCAGAACGAGGCTTCCGACCTCGCCTGTCGAGGCGGAGCGAAATGGTGAGTTCCGCCCGCCATCCCCCCCCGGAGCGCCGCTTTGATGCAGAACATCATTGCTTTCACTCCGAAGTGTCCTCGGCATGATTGCCGGGGACATTCGCAGCATAAAATATCATATCGATTTTGTATCTAAATGGCCGCCGCCGGGAACGTTTTACGTCGAACGCCACGTCGGGCTGTGCTATGTCAAGGAGAAGGGCAGGACGTTTATGGCACCCTGCCCCCTCCGAGTTGGGGCTAGGCGACAGAACGAGGTTTACGTCCTCGTCTGTCGAGGCGGAGCGAAATTCGTAGTTTCGCCCGCCAACCCCATCCCCGGAGTATCGCTTTGATGCAAAGCATCATAGCTCTCACTCCAGAGTGTCTCCAGCGGAATTGCCGAAGACAGCCGAGCATATCGTGTTATTTCGATATCGTTTCTATTTCTTCGCGCCCGCCGGCATGCGGCGTTTGGCATAGAAAGCCGCAACCAGACGCGCCGTCTCCGCCTGGCTCGGCGTCTTGGCTGGCTTATCGACAGGCACGGGCGCGCGGCGGACACGCGGCGCGCGCGCCACCTCCTCATGGCGCGCCGGCGCGCCGTCCATGAGGTCATCGGGAATGTCGGAAATGAAGCGCGAGGGCTTGCTCGCCCATTGCCGCCGCCGGCGCACCCAACTTAGACGGAGCGTCATGCGCGCGCGCGTCAGCCCCACATAAAACAAGCGCCGCTCCTCGGGCAGTGACCCCTCCTCGGCGGCGCGACGGCTGGGAAAAACCCCCTCCTCCAACCCCGCCATGAAGACATGGTCGAACTCCAGCCCTTTGGCGCGATGCAGCGTCATGACCTGAACCGAATCCGGCCCCTCGGGCTCGGCATCGATCAGGCCGAGGCCCGCCTGCTCCGCAAAGTCAGCCACGGTGCCGGCGCGATCGGCGCGCGTGAGCATCGTGGCCCATGCCCGGCGCGTCGCGCCACCCGCGGACAGCGCATCCGCGAGGCCGCCTTCATCGGCGACGATCTTGAGGGCTTCAGACGGCTTGGTGCCGCGCAAGCCGATGCGCTTGCCGACGCGCCTGGCAATCGCCAGCACCGCCTCGAACTCCTGCGTCTCCGCCGGTTCCAGCGGCGCGCTGTGAACACTGGCGGCCAAGGGTTCGCCGATATCGGTGGCGTGCTGCCGTAAACGCGCGAAGGCCGCGCCGCCGATGGCGCGCTTGGGCATGGCGCAGGTGCGGCGAAAGGCGTCATCGGCCGCAGCGTCCCAGACCTCACCGTCACGCCCGGCGGGATGCACGCTCATGGCAAGACGCAGCCAGGCGATGGCGGCCAGAACTTCTCGCGGCGGCTCGATTTCGCGTTCACTGACCAGCATCACGGGCAATCCCGCCTCCCGCAGGGCCTCCAGGATCGGCTCCGCCACGAAGCCGGCGCGCACTAGCACGGCGAAGGCCCGCAGCGGCAGGTCCGCGTTCCGCTTGCGGTATGCACGCACCCAGCCGACCACGGCGCGGCCCTCATCCTCGGAGGTAGCACTTTCCGTCACGAGAATGGCGGCGCCGGCCTCCCCATCCCGATCTGCCGGCCGCAGCGTCTTCTTCAGCGCGTCCGGGTCCTGCGCCGCCACGGCATTCGCCGCCAGCAGGATGGTGCGCGTGGAGCGGTAATTCGTTTCGAGCTTGATCGCCGGGCCGGCGGCCGGAAAATCCTGCGCAAATCGGCGCAGATGCGTCACCTCGGCGCCGCGCCAGCCATAGATCGACTGGGAATCGTCCCCCACCGCGAAGACGCGGCCATGGCCGCCCGCAAGCAGGCGCAGCAACCGGTGCTGGGCGCTGTTGGTATCCTGATATTCGTCGACGAGGATTTCGCTCCAGCGACCGGACCAGCGCTCGGCCAGGGCGGGGTCGGCGGCCATGGCGCGGGCCGGCAGAATGAGCAGATCGTCGAAATCCAGCGCGCGCAGGCGTTGCAGCTCAGCGGCGTAGGTCGGCAGGATCGCGCTCGCGTCGGCAAGGACTGAGGGCTCGAAGCGCGCGAAGGCGGGACCCTTGGGCGGCTTGGCGCCGGGCTCGACACCATAGTTGCGGAGCAGCGACATCGCCTCATGCAGGCCCATCAGCAGCTTGGGGTCGCGCACCCCGGCGACCTGGCCGAGCGTCGCGCGCGACCGTGCGGCATCGAGAATGGCGAAGCCGCGCGGCAGATCCGGCACAGCGCCGGCATCCTCGGTCAGTAGCCGCGCCATGCAGGCGTGGAAGGTGCCGACCCAGCCGGGCGCCTGGCCGCCGAGGCGCGCAGCCATACGGGCCCGCATTTCGCTCGCCGCGCGATTGGTGAAGGTGATGCAGAGGAGCCGGTTCGGCTGCTCGTTCCGCGTCACGATGAGGTCGATGGCGCGACGCGCTAAGGTTTCCGTCTTGCCCGAGCCGGCGCCGGCGAGAACGAGTTGCGGCGCAGAGGCAGCCACTGCCGCGCGCTGCGACTCGTTCAGTCCCTCAAGATGATCAGCCATGCCGCTCGCTATCACGGGGATCGGTCGCGCGTCAGGGGCAGCGGCGGGCGGAGGCCGCCGCCCAGGCCGGTGGTGGATCGGCGCGCCGACCTAAAAGCGCTGCCAAACCCTGGGCGACCGCGATGGAATGCCGCAACTGGCACTCCTCCACGAGGTGATCCTGGCTGTCGAAAAAATCCGCGCGGGGATAGCGGCCGGCGTTCGCGAGTGCCAGAAAACGGCCGCCGTAGAGACCCGCGAGCGTGCTCTCGAGTCGCGGGTCCGGCGGCGCGTCCGCGAATTCCGTAGGCCAGCCACCGAAAACGCGG
This window encodes:
- a CDS encoding ATP-dependent helicase, translating into MADHLEGLNESQRAAVAASAPQLVLAGAGSGKTETLARRAIDLIVTRNEQPNRLLCITFTNRAASEMRARMAARLGGQAPGWVGTFHACMARLLTEDAGAVPDLPRGFAILDAARSRATLGQVAGVRDPKLLMGLHEAMSLLRNYGVEPGAKPPKGPAFARFEPSVLADASAILPTYAAELQRLRALDFDDLLILPARAMAADPALAERWSGRWSEILVDEYQDTNSAQHRLLRLLAGGHGRVFAVGDDSQSIYGWRGAEVTHLRRFAQDFPAAGPAIKLETNYRSTRTILLAANAVAAQDPDALKKTLRPADRDGEAGAAILVTESATSEDEGRAVVGWVRAYRKRNADLPLRAFAVLVRAGFVAEPILEALREAGLPVMLVSEREIEPPREVLAAIAWLRLAMSVHPAGRDGEVWDAAADDAFRRTCAMPKRAIGGAAFARLRQHATDIGEPLAASVHSAPLEPAETQEFEAVLAIARRVGKRIGLRGTKPSEALKIVADEGGLADALSAGGATRRAWATMLTRADRAGTVADFAEQAGLGLIDAEPEGPDSVQVMTLHRAKGLEFDHVFMAGLEEGVFPSRRAAEEGSLPEERRLFYVGLTRARMTLRLSWVRRRRQWASKPSRFISDIPDDLMDGAPARHEEVARAPRVRRAPVPVDKPAKTPSQAETARLVAAFYAKRRMPAGAKK